From one Anopheles cruzii chromosome 3, idAnoCruzAS_RS32_06, whole genome shotgun sequence genomic stretch:
- the LOC128275672 gene encoding mucin-5AC, producing MDGGKKPIPTAGGQAANNGAAAMTTATGGGQQNEKRVGCAHYKRRAKFVTPCCNKFYMCRYCHDENETHFFNRKTVTELICTECNTRQRVQAECEKCGVRFGRYTCLVCNLFDDEDRNQYHCDGCGICRVGGRGRFFHCEVCNMCLPLQLKYDGHRCVENVSRSNCPVCLDDIHTSRIPCHIPDCGHLLHRTCFEELLSSGHYACPTCQTSMMDMNQLWEFLDAEVAATPMPKEYENYYVDILCKDCHKESTVKFHVVGLKCTHCGAYNTCRTKTKPIDGTSNGSSGSGAPVPLPPPRMTTTTMATVSSSPHTLPTAASSILNENGTTLRLNHLLNGESSTTSANELGGPSTSTAPSASSSASSSSSSSSSSSTGSASSSSTMVSTGVSLTGQRNGLLTVHNGSLLNATPGRSNTSSSNSSSSSSSSTSGRRPATDDGDGGDGVSRATAVDSNGPVTNGTNSIVASTNADDGESSVSPPICDDRSSSFNSNSHDGAAQT from the exons ATGGACGGCGGCAAGAAACCGATCCCAacggccggtggccaggcTGCCAACAATGGCGCGGCAGCGAtgacgacggccaccggcggcggacagCAGAACGAGAAACGGGTCGGCTGTGCACACTACAAGCGGCGGGCAAAGTTTGTG ACACCATGCTGTAACAAGTTCTACATGTGCCGGTACTGCCACGACGAGAACGAGACGCATTTCTTCAACCGAAAAACGGTCACCGAGCTGATCTGCACCGAGTGCAACACGCGGCAGCGAGTGCAGGCCGAGTGTGAAAAGTGTGGCGTGCGGTTCGGACGG TACACCTGTCTCGTGTGTAATCTATTCGACGACGAGGATCGTAATCAGTATCACTGTGATGGATGCGGAATTTGtcgcgtcggtggccgtggtcgcTTCTTTCACTGCGAAGTATGCAACATGTGCCTGCCACTGCAGCTGAAGTACGATGGCCATCGG TGCGTGGAGAATGTGTCCCGTTCCAACTGTCCCGTCTGCCTGGACGATATACACACTTCGCGCATTCCTTGCCACATTCCGGACTGTGGCCATCTGCTACATCGAACGTGTTTCGAGGAGCTG CTCTCATCCGGTCACTATGCTTGCCCCACCTGCCAGACGTCGATGATGGACATGAACCAGCTGTGGGAGTTTCTGGACGCGGAGGTAGCTGCAACGCCCATGCCAAAGGAGTACGAAAACTATTACGTTGACATTCTGTGTAAGGATTGCCATAAG GAATCGACGGTAAAGTTCCACGTGGTAGGTCTCAAATGTACGCATTGCGGTGCCTACAATACCTGCCGGACGAAGACGAAACCAATCGATGGAACTAGCAATGgaagcagtggcagtggcgccCCAGTGCCACTACCACCGCCACGCATGACCACGacaacgatggcgacggtATCGTCGTCACCGCACACGCTGCCAACAGCGGCCAGTAGCATTCTCAATGAAAACG GCACGACGTTACGATTGAATCATCTGTTGAATGGCGAAAGTTCTACGACCTCAGCCAACGAGTTAGGAGGACCTAGCACATCAACGGCACCGTCGGCTTCTTCTTCCGCGTCctcgtcctcatcatcatcatcatcgtcctccaCTGGTTCTGCGTCATCGTCCTCTACGATGGTGAGCACTGGCGTGTCGCTCACCGGACAACGGAACGGACTGCTCACGGTTCATAATGGCTCGCTACTGAACGCCACGCCCGGCCGGAGCAACACGAGCAGTAGCaacagctccagcagctctTCCAGCAGTACCAGTGGCCGAAGGCCAGCGaccgatgatggcgatggcggcgatggtgtTAGCCGTGCAACTGCGGTTGATAGTAATGGTCCCGTTACCAATGGAACCAACAGTATCGTTGCCAGCACCAACGCTGATGACGGTGAAAGCTCGGTCTCGCCACCGATCTGCGACGATCGTTCCTCCTCGTTCAATAGCAATAGTCACGACGGTGCCGCGCAAACCTGA
- the LOC128271771 gene encoding histidine protein methyltransferase 1 homolog yields the protein MFKFAFQVEEEQSPTQPKDEESDAKTSIFDTHEPEQETDQNGVAYACEELHMVTSFQAINPEAVNSFKLSEECTIEYLNHLALMEETFGEEIVTAETDHSDLVPNRYEGGLKVWECTFDLGTFLADSAELKAQFVAKTVLDLGCGAGILGIEAKLLGASEVHFQDYNKDVLTKTTMVNYELNDRSDDRDDSCKSDTTVVRFFSGDWASFTERYESTFDLILTSETIYNAQNYGKLLDLFDCKLSPGGIVYLAAKTYYFGSAEHCSPFSFLSTLNYITFYIFCSSVLSMYYNTH from the exons ATGTTTAAATTTGCTTTCCAAGTGGAGGAGGAACAAAGCCCAACACAACCAAAAG ATGAAGAATCTGATGCGAAGACGTCGATCTTCGATACACACGAACCGGAACAGGAAACGGATCAAAATGGTGTGGCATATGCCTGCGAAGAACTCCACATGGTAACGAGTTTTCAGGCAATAAATCCAGAAGCGGTAAATAGTTTTAAGCTATCGGAGGAATGTACGATCGAGTACCTGAATCATCTCGCGCTGATGGAAGAAACgtttggcgaagaaattgtGACCGCCGAGACGGATCATTCCGATCTGGTTCCCAACCGGTACGAAGGCGGATTGAAGGTTTGGGAATGCACATTCGATCTGGGAACGTTTTTGGCCGATTCCGCCGAACTGAAGGCACAATTCGTGGCGAAAACGGTGCTCGATCTCGGCTGTGGCGCTGGAATTCTCGGTATCGAAGCGAAACTGTTGGGCGCGAGCGAAGTGCACTTTCAGGACTAT AACAAAGATGTCCTCACGAAAACGACAATGGTAAACTATGAGCTGAACGATCGGTCGGATGACCGCGACGATAGTTGTAAATCGGACACCACGGTGGTTAGATTTTTCTCCGGCGATTGGGCTAGCTTTACGGAACGGTACGAGAGCACGTTCGATCTCATTCTCACTTCGGAGACGATTTACAACGCACAAAACTATGGCAAGCTGCTCGATCTTTTCGATTGCAAACTGTCCCCCGGTGGAATAGT ATATCTGGCGGCCAAAACGTACTACTTCGGTTCGGCTGAACACTGTTCccctttttcgtttctttccacATTGAATTACATAACATTTTATATATTTTGTTCTTCAGTGCTGAGTATGTATTATAACACTCATTAA
- the LOC128271770 gene encoding lysophospholipid acyltransferase 7 gives MKDDVIYLVLLGSCIGFGQYYRKIRDPGQKKLIGTAVGLLVVLSVSGFHMLHMFFCYLTSALLIIYASRKVCHLACFGFMFGYLFFFRSLAMLGYESPPGHTNMIQMILTLKLVGLAFEVNSAYSKSKAVSATGGGDGGASSETDRVLLKLDMADIFHYSFNYVGVLTGPYITYKTYHDAIHLPFSGRADCVGATVEKLKMVPLYAVLFLLVSYVWPLEYATSDEFFELRSFLYRLWYVWPTFFIFRMRIYTGILLSECVCTMAGVGAYPVAFASKPGLGPTKEVTEGQEGPYDFEAVRNIDVINTERCWTFREAMKYWNMCVQYWMAMYVYKRFPSKKYRTLATLGVSAIWHGVYPGYYFCICGAPFYLPIEDLYTKLFLKDAIGQRRLVLNVICWISKFFAFSYMGIAFLLLTVDKIWHYYSSVYHFGYVLWILMYGVGVLIAKQRKAAAKREERSREQSAKSTKGD, from the exons ATGAAGGACGACGTAATCTatttggtgctgctgggcTCGTGTATCGGGTTCGGTCAGTACTACCGCAAgatccgggatccggggcAAAAGAAGCTGATCGGGACGGCGGTAGGGCTGCTAGTTGTGCTATCGGTCAGCGGATTCCACATGCTGCACATGTTTTTCTGTTATCTCACCAGCGCCCTGCTGATAATCTATGCTAGTCGCAA AGTGTGTCATCTGGCCTGCTTCGGGTTCATGTTCGGCTACCTGTtcttctttcgttcgctcgcgaTGCTAGGCTATGAATCGCCACCGGGCCACACGAACATGATCCAAATGATTCTCACCCTCAAGCTGGTCGGCTTGGCGTTCGAGGTAAATTCGGCCTACAGCAAGTCGAAAGCGgtatcggccaccggcggcggtgatggcggAGCGTCGAGCGAAACCGATCGTGTTCTGCTGAAGCTCGATATGGCCGACATTTTCCACTATAGCTTCAACTACGTCGGTGTGCTGACCGGGCCCTACATTACGTACAAAACGTACCACGATGCGATCCACCTGCCGTTCAGTGGACGCGCGGATTGTGTTGGGGCGACGGTGGAAAAACTTAAGATGGTACCCCTGTACGCCGTACTGTTTCTGCTCGTTTCGTACGTTTGGCCACTGGAG TACGCGACAAGTGACGAGTTCTTCGAGCTGCGTTCGTTCCTCTATCGTCTCTGGTACGTGTGGCCGACATTCTTCATTTTCCGTATGCGCATCTACACCGGTATCCTGCTGAGCGAGTGTGTATGCACGATGGCCGGCGTCGGGGCGTACCCGGTGGCATTCGCCAGCAAACCGGGCCTCGGACCGACGAAGGAAGTCACCGAGGGACAAGAGGGACCGTACGACTTCGAAGCGGTGCGCAATATCGACGTAATCAACACCGAGCGCTGCTGGACGTTCCGCGAGGCAATGAAGTACTGGAACATGTGCGTCCAGTATTGGATGGCCATGTACGTTTATAAGCGCTTCCCGAGCAAAAAGTATCGAACCCTAGCGACTCTCGGCGTGTCCGCCATCTGGCACGGCGTGTATCCGGGATACTATTTCTGCATCTGCGGCGCCCCGTTCTATTTGCCGATCGAGGATCTGTACACGAAGCTGTTTTTGAAGGATGCGATCGGCCAGCGCCGGTTGGTGCTCAATGTGATCTGCTGGATTTCAAAGTTCTTTGCGTTTTCGTACATGGGCATTGCGTTCCTGCTGCTAACggtggacaagatttggcATTACTACAGTTCGGTTTACCACTTTGGCTACGTACTGTGGATTCTCATGTACGGCGTTGGGGTGCTGATTGCCAAGCAGCGAAAGGCTGCCGCAAAGCGCGAGGAACGATCGCGGGAGCAAAGCGCAAAGAGTACAAAGGGCGATTAA